The following DNA comes from Anastrepha obliqua isolate idAnaObli1 chromosome 1, idAnaObli1_1.0, whole genome shotgun sequence.
TAAACCTGGATCCTTCTGGATCTGAATGCGAAGAAGTGTAGGTTTGGTTAGATTAACCAGGTTGCTTAAACCAAGACACTCGGTATAAACCAAGACACTCGGTGACCCCAAGCTCCTTTGTGAAACCCACATTTGATTTCTAATAAGTTGCTTAAACAACTTAGacctttttaagaaggtaactagttcCTCCAGtgtgacattttgcaaatttcccaagtTTTCAAAGAAATggtcgccaagatatttggcatgctttttttttgaagtgcaggacactCTGAGAGTGTTGTACCGACCTAATTCCTTCTTCATCGCCACAACTCCTGCGGAAGTCATTCTACTGactagggtgccaatagtgcagtgacccgtaATGatacctgtgaggacgctggtagttgatctgatGAATCCACGCAGAtattttgtccatttaagatTTAGTTTTGGCCAGAGGGCTTTAGATATGCtccagttagtagtcagagaccaacTTCTATTGAATGGTAAGTGCTAAGGTAAAAAGTTATTAACACAACTAAGCGATTATTGAGAAATATTGTAAGTATCAGTCGGCGGTAGTAGGTTCGATAGTAATTTCTCGAATCTTTTAGCAAAATATAATACGTAAGTCAGTTTGTAAAGTAACGAGGCAATAAAACATGTTTGCGCATAACCTGCTCTGAAGTTGtttgaaatatacaaaaatatacaataaatgtCTGCTTTGAGCAGCTTTCAAATGTAAATTCAAATTGTTCTTTAAAATTATCAGTACACTCAGGACAACAAAGGCGCGTAGACAATAgcctaaatatgtatgcatatcagAATGTCTACTTTTGCTCACTTACATCAGTGTTTTTGTATGCCTGATCCGCTGTACATTCAGCTTTATGGGTTGGATTGGAGAGAGCGAACACAACAGGACGCTCATTATTTGTAGCCATGATGCGCAGAATTTCTGGCGTAAAAATGCCAGCAGCTGCTGAAGCACCAATGAGCACCTAAacggcaaataaaaatattaatcaaataTGCACACGCAcgcatatacgcatatatatgcatgcaaattttcatttaaccAACATTCGGTTTCACTTTCTCCACAATATCTTGCAAGTTCTTCATTGGCTCAACATTCTTGGCATAGTTTTGCTGGTGCGGTGACAAGGAACCCTCTTTGCGAGTTGTTGTTAGAAGACCGTCAATGTCAACCATCCAAATCTTATTTCTGGCTTCCTGTTATCAAAAACATTGTGACTAGATTATTCAATTTAACcagtttatatataataaaatggcAAATACTGGTTATAATTGCTTACATCTTTGGGTATACCCTCTGCAATCATGGCTTTCACGACGAGATCTGCGATACCGACGGCTGCCTCACCTGCACCAGCGAATAGGAACGTATAATCCGTTATAGCCTTACCGGTTACGCGGGTAGATGCATAAATGCCTGCCATAGCAACAGATGCGGTACCCTGAATATCATCATTGAAAGTACAATAGGTGTCACGGTATCTGTCGAGAAATCTAAATGCATTGTGATTGCCGAAatcttcaaattgaattagggTATTCTGGCCATAGCGCTTGACAACAGCTTCCATAAATTCATCTACAAAGTCGTCATACTCTTTGCCAACAACACGCTTCTGCCTCAAGCCCACATACAGTGGATCCTCCAGCAGATCGATATTATTTGTGCCTACGTCCAGCATAATTGGCAAGCAGCGATGCGGTTTAATGCCAGCCAAAGCGGTGTAAAGAGCCAGCTTGCCGACACAAATACCCATACCGTTGGCACCCAAATCGCCTAAACCTAAAATACGTTCACCATCTGTTACACAAATGGCACGCACATCTGACTCTGGCCTGGAAGTAACAAAAAAGTGATGAGATATTTCTCATATACAAATAATTCTTTCAACTTACCAATTTTTGATCACATCATAAACGTAGCCACGATCATTTAAGGTGATAAAAAGACCACGTGGTCTGCGATAAATCAAACCGAAACGTTGGCACGCCAAACCCACAGTCGGTGTGTACACAATGGGCATGAGATGTTCAATGTTCTCCGCCAGGAAACGATAGAACAAGCGCTCATTACGATCTTGCAAGTCGACCAGGTACAGATATTTGTTTAGTGGCTCTGTATAACGACTCACGGCGATTTTACACAGCTCCAGCTGCTCTTCTTGGGTCTTGAAACGGGCAGGTTGCAGGCCATGAATACCCAAGGTTTGACGTTCTTCCAATGTGAATGCGAGACcctgtttaattaaaatttgttagttTGATGTAATTCAAAGCACGATATGGATTATATTGGGCAATCTAAAAAGATTAAATCAGTAAGGAATTGTTGATATATCtgataaaagttattttacatTTCAACGAGAGTGAAAACCTTGAACATTTTCCTCATATATATAGTTACGTGAACGTACGTGCTCATTAAGagtattgtaattttcttttgcgttattaatttatttctttgataTGCAAAAATGCACTAAATGTAATACCCTGTGCATGCAAGACGATAACGTGTTATGTGCTATATGAATGCAATTCAGAAACTTatctaattaaaatgtttgaatattaaacaataaaatttaaaaaccacaaaattcgaatgtataaATGTGACAAGTATAATGTTATGTTCTCAAGACCAAaagtagacaaatttttttaaaaatattaatgcgCTGAATAAATTCCTTAAATTGTTCAATTCAAGTGAAGGTTAGTTTTATGACAACATTGTACATAACGCAATGCTTACGCGCTCAAAAGCTAACTTCGTTGAAcctaaatcaataaaaaaaatcctcttctCGTAAATTTTCTTTCCTAATTCCTAAATATTCTGCTAACGTGCATGAAATGCTTATTTTGTCTAAATTATTTTAAGCCGCCTGTTATA
Coding sequences within:
- the LOC129235712 gene encoding NADP-dependent malic enzyme, whose amino-acid sequence is MFSRPILCGNLSKICAASRPAAAAATPIGQQIAPTDSRPFHDVVGDVVCPSGVRGIDHLRDPRLNKGLAFTLEERQTLGIHGLQPARFKTQEEQLELCKIAVSRYTEPLNKYLYLVDLQDRNERLFYRFLAENIEHLMPIVYTPTVGLACQRFGLIYRRPRGLFITLNDRGYVYDVIKNWPESDVRAICVTDGERILGLGDLGANGMGICVGKLALYTALAGIKPHRCLPIMLDVGTNNIDLLEDPLYVGLRQKRVVGKEYDDFVDEFMEAVVKRYGQNTLIQFEDFGNHNAFRFLDRYRDTYCTFNDDIQGTASVAMAGIYASTRVTGKAITDYTFLFAGAGEAAVGIADLVVKAMIAEGIPKDEARNKIWMVDIDGLLTTTRKEGSLSPHQQNYAKNVEPMKNLQDIVEKVKPNVLIGASAAAGIFTPEILRIMATNNERPVVFALSNPTHKAECTADQAYKNTDGRVVFSSGSPFPPVEMNGKTFYPGQGNNAYIFPGVALGVITTGTHHISDDMFLIAARELANFVDQSDLDRGSLYPPLDAVREVSMRIAENVTKCAYDKGLASTYPEPVDKRKWLEDQLYKFNYQSSMPVTWPWPRMPYVRTRPLEPTILFSDSK